GCCATGACTATATTAAATTGGTCGGATGCCACTCTTTGGTTCAATTGTAATTGACCCATCAATTCCTCAAATCTAAAGTTTATAAGGTCCGCCAATGTAGCACTCGCACTATGTAATATTGAAGTGTCAAAGAAACCCATGGAAGAGTTAGTGGGAATGCTAGATGGAGTGAGaatagaggaagaagaagggaagGTCAAATCAAGATGAGCCATGACCCTATTAAATAGGTCAGATGTCACTTTTTGGTTCAATTGTAATCGACCCATTAATTCCTCACATCTAAAGTTTATAAGATCCGCCAATATAACATTATCACCATGCAATATTGAAGTGTCAAAGAAACCCATGGAAGAGTTAGTGGGAATGCTAGATGGAGCGGGaatagaggaagaaga
This portion of the Rosa chinensis cultivar Old Blush chromosome 1, RchiOBHm-V2, whole genome shotgun sequence genome encodes:
- the LOC121051003 gene encoding uncharacterized protein LOC121051003: MPRGKTRTQSTSSLPPFKRPRDASSPSSSSIPAPSSIPTNSSMGFFDTSILHGDNVILADLINFRCEELMGRLQLNQKVTSDLFNRVMAHLDLTFPSSSSILTPSSIPTNSSMGFFDTSILHSASATLADLINFRFEELMGQLQLNQRVASDQFNIVMARLDLTSSYSSSIPTPSNIPINSSMSFFDTSMLHGANAILADLSNFRFEELMGQLLLYERLTSNQFNIVMASLDLMRAPLIPTGPSVVPPFGDMDANDDENGNDA